The genomic stretch GATATTTATACAATGAACCTCAATTCATCTTGCAAAATGAGGTAAACGAACCAATCACCTACTTTTCTATACTTGAAGCTATAGCGAACGGAGAACATAAGATAGGAAATATAGCCGGCAAGTTAAATAAGAATGTTCAAAACATCACCTCTTTTATATCGAAACTAATAGAGCTTGATATCATATATAAAGATGTTCCGATAACAGAGAGTAATCCACTAAAGAGCAAAAAAGGACTTTACTTTATTAAAGACAACTTCTTTAGATTCTGGTTTAGCTATGTACTACCTTACAAGAGCCAGCTAGAAATAGGTAATACTAACTATGTTTTAAGTATATTAAAAGAAAACTTTAATAGCTTTATATCTCCTATATATGAAAAACTAGCCTTAAGATATATGATGAATAATTATAGTCTCATAAAATGCGGCAGATGGTGGGACAAAGATACTGAAATAGACGTTGTAGGCATAGCACAAGACTACTTAATAGTAGCAGAGTGTAAATACTCTAATAAAAAAGTAGGTATAGACGTATTAAAAGAACTGCAAGAAAAATCTAAAAAGATAGACTCAAATTTGCCTATAAAGCATTTTTTTATATTTAGCAAAAGTGGATTTACCGATGAACTAAAGAAGCTTAATAGTGATGAAATTATATTGGTGGAGTTGGTGTAGATATTTTGACTGCAGAAACAATTCTTTTTAATCATTAAATAGCATTTTTAAATTTAATATTAGGCTCTGTTTTAGCACTTCATTGATTTTTAAAATTTAATAAATTTTCTGATCTTTTATAAAATTTGTCGTCTATTTTGCAAAATCGTAATTAGCATGAACCGAAACGTTTAAGTCTTTTACGGTCTCCACTATGTTTTCATAAATTCCCGATGTTAATTACATTAATCAAAACTTAGATGATTTTAATCGAGATATAAGCATTTATGTTTAATTTTGCCGGCGGGGGTCGGCAGAGGGATTTTTCATTTTTTAAAAAGTGCTTTGAAATGCCGTAGTTTAGGTCTTCGTGGCGGACAGAGAGGGATTTGAACCCTCGAAGCCCGATTAAGACTTGCACCCTTAGCAGGGGTGTGGTTTCAGCCGCTCACCCATCTGTCCATAAAAGAAGAAATGTGATTATATTAAATAGCTCCTGATATGCCGCTTAAATTTTGTAAATTCTAACTAAT from Campylobacter sp. RM16189 encodes the following:
- a CDS encoding ATP-binding protein, whose amino-acid sequence is MFANRIKELKLLNDEYSSSNFSFTVLYGRRRVGKTTLLKEFIKDKPSIYFLATLENFNVVLNRFKDIVAEFLQDSLLKSLELTDIKQLFKYLSNKKFDKKLIIIIDEFQYLSKIDSSIPSQFQYIIDELLKDKSIHLILCGSIISMMYEQTLSYNSPLYGRRTSDIKLEAIEFDYLKEFFNNKSKDELIELYSVLYGVPKYLEMFRDSGNIFKSIETNILNPNGYLYNEPQFILQNEVNEPITYFSILEAIANGEHKIGNIAGKLNKNVQNITSFISKLIELDIIYKDVPITESNPLKSKKGLYFIKDNFFRFWFSYVLPYKSQLEIGNTNYVLSILKENFNSFISPIYEKLALRYMMNNYSLIKCGRWWDKDTEIDVVGIAQDYLIVAECKYSNKKVGIDVLKELQEKSKKIDSNLPIKHFFIFSKSGFTDELKKLNSDEIILVELV